A window of the Vigna angularis cultivar LongXiaoDou No.4 chromosome 3, ASM1680809v1, whole genome shotgun sequence genome harbors these coding sequences:
- the LOC108325200 gene encoding F-box protein PP2-A13 isoform X1, translating to MGAAVSSPDRAVDEEGSDSHPSRPGLADIPESCISSLLMNLDPPDICKLARVNRAFHRASSADFVWESKLPPSYKFLANKVLGEQNIATMTKKEIYAKLSLPNRFDGGAKEVWLDKCSGLVCLFMSSKSLKITGIDDRRYWNYIPTEESSTCRFKSVAYLQQMWWVEVVGELEFEFPVGSYSLVFRLQLGKASKRLGRRVCNVDQVHGWDIKPVRFQLSTSDGQHSLSECYLQGPGEWVYYHVGDFVVEKPNEPTIMKFSLAQIDCTHTKGGLCVDSAIICPTMLRERLGKS from the exons ATGGGGGCTGCTGTTTCTTCACCCGATAGAGCTGTAGACGAAGAAGGGTCTGATTCTCATCCATCAAGACCGGGTCTTGCTGATATCCCAGAGAGTTGCATCTCCTCCTTGCTCATGAATCTTGATCCACCAGATATATGCAAATTGGCAAGGGTGAATAGGGCCTTTCACCGAGCTTCCTCGGCTGATTTTGTGTGGGAATCAAAGCTGCCACCAAGTTACAAGTTTCTTGCTAATAAAGTTCTTGGCGAACAAAATATTGCTACTATGACAAAGAAAGAGATTTATGCAAAACTTAGCCTACCCAATCGTTTTGATGGCGGCGCCAAA GAAGTTTGGTTGGACAAATGTAGTGGACTGGTTTGTTTGTTCATGTCATCCAAGTCCTTGAAGATTACAGGAATAGATGACAGAAGATACTGGAATTATATTCCGACCGAAGAATCCAG TACGTGCAGGTTCAAGAGTGTCGCATATCTACAACAAATGTGGTGGGTTGAAGTGGTGGGGGAGCTAGAGTTTGAATTCCCTGTGGGGAGTTACAGCTTAGTTTTCAGACTCCAATTGGGCAAGGCCTCAAAGAGATTGGGCCGGCGAGTCTGCAACGTTGATCAAGTTCATGGTTGGGACATCAAGCCCGTCCGATTCCAACTGTCCACATCGGACGGCCAGCACTCACTCTCAGAGTGTTACTTGCAAGGACCTGGGGAATGGGTCTACTATCATGTTGGAGATTTCGTGGTCGAAAAGCCCAATGAGCCAACAATTATGAAGTTCTCATTGGCCCAAATTGATTGTACTCACACCAAAGGTGGGCTCTGCGTGGATAGTGCCATCATCTGCCCGACGATGTTGAGAGAAAGACTaggaaaaagttaa
- the LOC108325200 gene encoding F-box protein PP2-A13 isoform X2, which translates to MGAAVSSPDRAVDEEGSDSHPSRPGLADIPESCISSLLMNLDPPDICKLARVNRAFHRASSADFVWESKLPPSYKFLANKVLGEQNIATMTKKEIYAKLSLPNRFDGGAKEVWLDKCSGLVCLFMSSKSLKITGIDDRRYWNYIPTEESRFKSVAYLQQMWWVEVVGELEFEFPVGSYSLVFRLQLGKASKRLGRRVCNVDQVHGWDIKPVRFQLSTSDGQHSLSECYLQGPGEWVYYHVGDFVVEKPNEPTIMKFSLAQIDCTHTKGGLCVDSAIICPTMLRERLGKS; encoded by the exons ATGGGGGCTGCTGTTTCTTCACCCGATAGAGCTGTAGACGAAGAAGGGTCTGATTCTCATCCATCAAGACCGGGTCTTGCTGATATCCCAGAGAGTTGCATCTCCTCCTTGCTCATGAATCTTGATCCACCAGATATATGCAAATTGGCAAGGGTGAATAGGGCCTTTCACCGAGCTTCCTCGGCTGATTTTGTGTGGGAATCAAAGCTGCCACCAAGTTACAAGTTTCTTGCTAATAAAGTTCTTGGCGAACAAAATATTGCTACTATGACAAAGAAAGAGATTTATGCAAAACTTAGCCTACCCAATCGTTTTGATGGCGGCGCCAAA GAAGTTTGGTTGGACAAATGTAGTGGACTGGTTTGTTTGTTCATGTCATCCAAGTCCTTGAAGATTACAGGAATAGATGACAGAAGATACTGGAATTATATTCCGACCGAAGAATCCAG GTTCAAGAGTGTCGCATATCTACAACAAATGTGGTGGGTTGAAGTGGTGGGGGAGCTAGAGTTTGAATTCCCTGTGGGGAGTTACAGCTTAGTTTTCAGACTCCAATTGGGCAAGGCCTCAAAGAGATTGGGCCGGCGAGTCTGCAACGTTGATCAAGTTCATGGTTGGGACATCAAGCCCGTCCGATTCCAACTGTCCACATCGGACGGCCAGCACTCACTCTCAGAGTGTTACTTGCAAGGACCTGGGGAATGGGTCTACTATCATGTTGGAGATTTCGTGGTCGAAAAGCCCAATGAGCCAACAATTATGAAGTTCTCATTGGCCCAAATTGATTGTACTCACACCAAAGGTGGGCTCTGCGTGGATAGTGCCATCATCTGCCCGACGATGTTGAGAGAAAGACTaggaaaaagttaa